Proteins encoded within one genomic window of Enterococcus haemoperoxidus ATCC BAA-382:
- a CDS encoding ArgE/DapE family deacylase yields the protein MEKQEKIQILKDIVAIKSVNGNEKEVAEYLSKLFKKHGIDSSFLEYDKDRDNLIVEIGNKNSEKVLAFSGHMDVVSAGNVSDWTSDPFKPEIRDGKMYGRGTCDMKSGLAAMAIAMIELKEEKADFNGRLRLIATVGEEVGELGAEQLTKEGYVDDVTSMVIGEPSGYAGIVYAHKGSINFKVASLGKNAHSSMPQLGVNAIDHLNDFYTRANQLFRSEIHTDDVLGDFIYNVTMISGGEQINSIPSEASLQGNIRTIPGYDNDLVIKKMNELIDELNKKDTYHLTLSIEANKISVKSEKDSDIAKIAQQVAKKQVNVDIPMVGVSGTTDAAEFTKGKQAFPVIIFGPGNETPHQVDEYVDVDNYLEMVDIYKEMATTYLN from the coding sequence ATGGAAAAACAAGAAAAAATCCAAATCCTAAAAGACATTGTTGCAATCAAATCAGTCAATGGCAATGAAAAAGAAGTTGCTGAGTATTTAAGCAAACTATTCAAAAAACACGGGATCGACTCAAGCTTTTTAGAATATGACAAAGACCGTGATAACCTAATTGTTGAAATCGGTAATAAAAATAGTGAAAAAGTCTTAGCATTTTCAGGACATATGGATGTCGTTTCAGCAGGAAATGTTTCTGACTGGACCTCTGATCCGTTCAAACCTGAAATTCGTGATGGCAAGATGTATGGTCGCGGCACTTGTGATATGAAGAGTGGGTTAGCCGCTATGGCAATTGCAATGATTGAATTAAAAGAAGAAAAAGCAGATTTTAACGGACGTTTACGTTTAATCGCCACAGTGGGTGAAGAAGTCGGCGAATTAGGAGCCGAACAATTAACCAAAGAAGGCTACGTGGATGATGTGACTTCAATGGTGATCGGTGAACCATCAGGCTATGCGGGTATCGTCTATGCTCACAAAGGATCGATTAACTTTAAAGTAGCATCACTTGGTAAAAATGCCCACAGCTCAATGCCTCAACTAGGTGTAAATGCAATCGATCATTTGAATGACTTTTACACAAGAGCAAACCAATTATTTCGCAGTGAAATCCACACAGATGATGTCTTAGGCGATTTTATCTATAATGTAACGATGATTTCTGGTGGGGAACAAATCAACAGTATTCCAAGTGAAGCCAGTCTTCAAGGAAATATCAGAACGATCCCAGGTTATGATAATGATCTTGTGATCAAAAAAATGAATGAACTGATCGATGAACTAAACAAAAAAGATACGTATCATTTAACGTTAAGTATCGAAGCAAATAAAATTTCAGTTAAAAGCGAAAAAGATTCTGATATCGCAAAAATCGCCCAACAAGTAGCAAAAAAACAAGTCAATGTCGATATTCCAATGGTTGGCGTGTCTGGAACGACGGATGCTGCTGAATTTACCAAAGGCAAACAAGCTTTCCCGGTAATTATCTTTGGTCCCGGTAATGAAACGCCTCACCAAGTAGATGAGTATGTGGATGTGGATAATTATTTGGAAATGGTGGATATTTATAAAGAAATGGCAACGACATATTTAAATTAA